A region from the Kribbella shirazensis genome encodes:
- a CDS encoding class I SAM-dependent methyltransferase has translation MSENPVDWPQYLREFHTATPGSTEALLSRAVAGDHTPYRWLVRAVSGEARRVLDLACGNGPVARELYGRWVVGVDNNAAQLAGAPGPKVQADALHLPFANEVFDVVTCSMGLMVLQPLPDVLHEAARVLRRGGVLAAIVPAVRPLRRGDIRTLSGLTTRLRSTPQFPAGGEITELKDQLKHAGFDVMESQRERYVYLIRSRDDARRLVNALYLPGTPDVRRDTAAAWLADRAESKDGLEVAIPIRRITAMRTKVALATS, from the coding sequence ATGTCTGAGAATCCTGTCGATTGGCCGCAGTACCTGCGGGAGTTCCATACCGCCACCCCGGGCAGCACCGAGGCGTTGCTGTCGCGCGCGGTGGCCGGTGATCACACGCCGTACCGCTGGCTGGTCCGTGCCGTCTCCGGTGAGGCGCGCCGGGTGCTCGATCTGGCCTGCGGCAACGGGCCGGTGGCGCGGGAGCTCTACGGCCGCTGGGTCGTCGGCGTCGACAACAACGCGGCCCAGCTCGCCGGGGCGCCCGGTCCGAAGGTGCAGGCGGACGCGCTGCACCTGCCGTTCGCGAACGAGGTCTTCGACGTCGTCACCTGCTCGATGGGGCTGATGGTGCTGCAGCCGCTGCCGGACGTGCTGCACGAGGCGGCGCGGGTACTGCGGCGCGGCGGTGTACTGGCCGCGATCGTGCCCGCCGTCCGGCCGCTGCGGCGCGGTGACATCCGGACGCTGAGCGGCCTGACCACGCGGCTGCGGTCGACGCCGCAGTTCCCGGCGGGTGGTGAGATCACCGAGCTGAAGGACCAGCTGAAGCACGCCGGGTTCGACGTGATGGAGAGCCAGCGCGAGCGGTACGTGTACCTGATCCGCAGCCGTGACGACGCGCGGCGGCTGGTGAACGCGCTCTACCTTCCCGGGACACCCGACGTACGGCGGGACACCGCAGCCGCCTGGCTCGCGGACCGCGCGGAGTCCAAGGACGGCCTCGAGGTCGCGATCCCGATCCGCCGGATCACCGCGATGCGGACCAAGGTGGCGCTCGCCACGTCGTGA
- a CDS encoding metal-dependent transcriptional regulator, whose protein sequence is MSELIDTTEMYLRTVYELEEEGILPLRARIAERLHQSGPTVSQTVARMERDGLIKVEGDRHLELTDVGRKQAVRVMRKHRLAERLLVDVIGLEWEDVHAEACRWEHVMSDAVELRLLQILGNPTESPYGNPIPGLEELQKDHQASDIGDFRIGVEPLDRVLDAATGDSVRVLVRRIAEPVQTDDGAMAVLRKAGALPGREVDSTLDADGVLVGSREAGGVISDETAGHIFVSRV, encoded by the coding sequence ATGTACCTGCGGACCGTCTACGAACTGGAAGAAGAGGGGATCCTGCCGCTGCGGGCGCGGATCGCCGAGCGTCTGCACCAGTCCGGTCCCACGGTCAGTCAGACGGTCGCGCGGATGGAGCGCGACGGCCTGATCAAGGTGGAGGGCGACCGCCACCTGGAGCTCACCGACGTCGGCCGCAAGCAGGCGGTCCGGGTGATGCGCAAGCACCGCCTGGCCGAGCGGCTGCTGGTCGACGTGATCGGGCTCGAGTGGGAGGACGTGCACGCCGAGGCCTGCCGCTGGGAGCACGTGATGAGCGACGCGGTCGAGCTCCGGCTGCTCCAGATCCTCGGCAACCCGACGGAATCGCCGTACGGGAACCCGATCCCGGGCCTGGAGGAGCTGCAGAAGGACCACCAGGCGAGCGACATCGGGGACTTCCGGATCGGTGTCGAGCCGCTGGACCGGGTGCTCGACGCGGCCACCGGTGACAGTGTGCGGGTGCTGGTCCGCCGGATCGCGGAGCCGGTGCAGACCGACGACGGCGCGATGGCGGTCCTGCGGAAGGCCGGCGCACTGCCCGGTCGCGAGGTCGACTCGACCCTGGACGCCGACGGCGTGCTGGTCGGCAGCCGGGAAGCCGGCGGCGTGATCAGCGACGAGACCGCCGGCCACATCTTCGTCAGTCGAGTCTGA